One stretch of Patagioenas fasciata isolate bPatFas1 chromosome 9, bPatFas1.hap1, whole genome shotgun sequence DNA includes these proteins:
- the PLCH1 gene encoding 1-phosphatidylinositol 4,5-bisphosphate phosphodiesterase eta-1 isoform X2, translating to MSYWSLDKKSCLQYCRHFLVDNGVFHVERCMSVMQSGTQMVKLKSGTKGLVRLFYLDEHRTCIRWRPSRKSEKAKIVIDSIYKVTEGRQSEIFHRHAEGNFDPSCCFTIYHGSHMESLDLITSNPEEARTWITGLKYLMAGISDEDSLAKRQRTHDHWVKQTFEEADKNGDGLLNIEEIHQLMHKLNVNLPRRKVRQMFQEADTDENQGTLNFEEFSVFYKMMSLRRDLYLLLLSYSDKKDHLTVEELAQFLKVEQKMNNVTPEYCLDIIQKFEVSEENKKQNVLGIEGFTNFMRSPACDVFNPLHCEVHQDMDQPLCNYFIASSHNTYLTGDQLLSQSRAEMYARVLQDGCRCIEVDCWDGPDGEPVVHHGYTLTSKILFRDVAETINKYAFIKNEFPVILSIENHCSIQQQQKIAQYLKEIFGDKLDLSSVITGDSRQLPSPQNLKGKILVKGKKLPHTLGADAEEGEVSDEDSADEIEDDCKLKPCYSNGATEHQVESFIRTKLESLIKESQIRDKEDPDSFTVRALLKATHEGLNVNLKQNLDTKEGGKKSHSRSLMGNFGKHKKAVKATSKYHSTSDDEENQHNPSGRETGQLHRLARRRKTVKLCRALSDLVVYTNSVAAQDIVDDGSTGNVLSFSETRAHQAVQQKAEQFMLYNQKQLTRVYPSAYRIDSSNFNPLPYWNVGCQLVALNYQSEGRVMQLNDAKFRVNGNCGYVLKPQQMCKGTFNPYSADPLPASPKKQLILKIISGQQLPKPPDSMLGDRGEIIDPFVEVEIIGLPVDCCKDQTRVVDDNGFNPVWEETLTFTVHMPEIALVRFLVWDHDPIGRDFVGQRTLAFSSLVPGYRHVYLEGLTEASIFVHITINEIYGKWSPLILNPSYTILHFLGATKNKQLIGLRGLFNKNSKHNSAETSGHYIRKRSIGDRILRRTASAPAKGRKKSKMGFLEAAEIKDSASEPVDLKDKEGVVRRTSRTLQARPASMPVDKYLLVGLPCPEGETAHDAKGKENTSANSDDNTNEKETNSKDSGFACSEKTANTSNLACQFKKNDQKKPTVDSLVPPLQEQPAHLVFARGGAETNHLPGHQEKNPSGETVLLMQGSNFDISTEKTNDKTCAHNKNEGDTKGSKEEKITFTRTSLSQKVEMGNPKNDAIKKSTAAALALTGISSDVPSDVPDLHSTLTMQDSDISRLIDEVSLANESEMDSAVSALIGQVDVTGDQTDLTAVPSLHGAGGQACGATAAHPHVLPAGLSSPCKHSFTTPKPIRSPLFSTPDTTMIYSPETAEYSAYTIIHEAALTPTPECKTHSELVCNKKLNNRENNLPACPCPSPLSLLNADPKRKHGTSWEAPESTSSFASNSLIFEETLVDPPIGDNSESSSLVELDGDSRELLVTVCEYKREDMSQLASPLKLRHKQDAGLGGDRTCGHSTSAELSAAALGCPGNVSTAAGQLPFPICESVDFLCHHPSDKQKNIMCTSQRSQLNTHSPMLKTTLAFPSPSAIKQTSPCKSKSLGDLTSEDISCNFESKYQYISRSFISSGMRDKKLAAMKNMRPHSTDALTEQLRKLVSLEQEDSGHARCPRQAEEDCPRALVRKLSSRSQSRVRNIASRAKERQEAAGKHRAPNASSVAGVVLRNKPSASPHVVNRHSTGSYIARYLNGFPGEPAEGRGMPEGACAALHYGCGDRLCTDDSVLQLEPNSDDKPEIYFLLRL from the exons TTGAAAGATGCATGAGTGTTATGCAGTCTGGGACTCAGATGGTGAAGCTGAAGAGTGGAACCAAAGGGCTTGTTCGGCTCTTCTACCTGGATGAGCACAGGACCTGCATTCGATGGCGACCGTCCAGGAAGAGCGAGAAGGCAAAAA TTGTCATCGATTCCATTTACAAAGTCACCGAAGGGCGGCAGTCCGAAATCTTCCATCGCCACGCCGAGGGAAACTTCGACCCCAGCTGCTGCTTCACCATTTACCACGGCAGCCACATGGAGTCGCTGGACCTGATCACATCCAACCCAGAGGAAGCTCGCACCTGGATCACAGGACTGAAATACTTGATGGCTGGAATAAGCGATGAGGACTCGCTCGCTAAGCGACAGAGAACACATGACCA CTGGGTCAAACAGACCTTTGAGGAGGCTGACAAGAACGGGGATGGCCTGCTGAATATCGAGGAGATCCACCAGCTGATGCATAAACTGAACGTTAACCTGCCCCGCAGGAAGGTCCGGCAGATGTTTCAG GAAGCAGACACAGACGAGAACCAAGGAACCCTAAACTTTGAAGAGTTTTCGGTGTTTTACAAGATGATGTCCTTGCGTCGAGATCTCTACTTACTGCTCTTAAGCTACAGTGACAAGAAGGATCACCTCACTGTGGAAGAACTTGCTCAGTTTCTGAAGGTGGAACAGAAG ATGAACAATGTGACACCAGAATATTGTCTTGACATCATACAGAAGTTTGAAGTatcagaagaaaacaagaagCAAAATGTTCTTGGGATTGAAG GTTTCACCAACTTCATGCGCAGTCCCGCGTGTGATGTATTTAATCCGCTGCACTGCGAAGTGCATCAGGACATGGACCAGCCCCTTTGTAACTACTTCATTGCTTCGTCTCACAACACGTACCTGACAGGCGACCAGCTGCTGTCCCAGTCCAGAGCGGAGATGTACGCCCGCGTGCTGCAGGATGGCTGCCGATGTATTGAAG TGGATTGCTGGGATGGGCCAGATGGGGAGCCGGTGGTGCACCATGGCTATACTCTGACTTCTAAAATACTCTTCCGTGATGTGGCGGAAACCATCAATAAATATGCCTTCATCAAAAATGA GTTTCCGGTGATACTGTCTATTGAAAACCACTGCAGTATTCAACAGCAGCAGAAGATCGCTCAGTACTTGAAGGAGATATTTGGTGACAAACTCGACTTGTCCTCTGTAATCACTGGAGATTCCAGACAGCTTCCGAGCCCTCAAAACTTGAAAGGGAAGATCCTAGTGAAG GGTAAGAAGTTGCCACACACTCTTGGAGCAGATGCTGAGGAAGGAGAAGTTTCAGATGAGGATAGCGCTGATGAGATTGAAGATGACTGCAAATTAAAGCCCTGCtat AGTAATGGTGCAACCGAGCACCAGGTGGAATCTTTTATAAGAACAAAACTAGAATCTCTGATAAAAGAATCCCAGATCAGGGACAAGGAAGATCCTGACAGCTTCACTGTGAGAGCGCTGCTAAAGGCAACTCATGAGGGTTTGAACGTTAACCTCAAACAG AACCTGGACACAAAAGAAGGTGGAAAGAAGTCTCATAGTCGGTCATTAATGGGCAACTTTGGGAAACACAAA AAAGCAGTGAAGGCAACATCCAAATACCACAGCACGTCAGATGATGAAGAAAACCAGCACAACCCTTCTGGGAGGGAAACGGGGCAGCTCCACAG GCTGGCTCGCCGCAGGAAGACGGTGAAGCTGTGCCGAGCCCTGTCTGACCTCGTGGTGTACACCAACTCTGTGGCCGCGCAGGACATCGTGGATGACG GATCGACAGGGAACGTGCTGTCGTTCAGTGAAACGAGAGCACACCAGGCCGTGCAGCAGAAGGCCGAGCAGTTCATGCTGTACAACCAGAAACAGCTGACGAGGGTCTACCCCTCCGCCTACCGCATCGACTCCAGCAACTTCAATCCTCTGCCGTACTGGAACGTTGGCTGCCAGTTAG TGGCACTGAACTACCAATCTGAGGGACGGGTGATGCAGTTAAATGACGCAAAATTTAGGGTAAATGGCAACTGTGGTTATGTCCTCAAACCTCAGCAGATGTGCAAAG GCACATTCAACCCCTACTCTGCTGATCCGCTTCCTGCCAGTCCTAAAAAGCAGCTTATTCTGAAAATCATCAGCGGACAGCAGCTGCCCAAGCCTCCCGACTCCATGTTAGGAGACCGAGGAGAG ataataGATCCCTTTGTTGAGGTGGAAATTATCGGGTTGCCTGTTGACTGCTGTAAAGATCAAACCAGGGTGGTTGACGACAACG GGTTTAATCCTGTCTGGGAGGAAACACTCACTTTTACCGTCCACATGCCTGAAATAGCCTTGGTGCGATTTCTTGTTTGGGACCACGACCCTATTGGGCGAGACTTTGTTGGACAACGCACTCTGGCCTTTAGCAGTCTTGTGCCTG GTTATCGTCATGTGTATCTAGAAGGGCTGACAGAAGCATCCATATTTGTTCATATAACCATCAATGAGATCTATGGCAAG TGGAGCCCTTTAATCCTCAATCCGAGTTACACAATATTGCACTTTCTAGGAGCCACAAAG aataaGCAGCTGATAGGACTCAGAGGGTTGTTTAACAAGAACTCTAAGCACAATTCTGCTGAAACCAGCGGACACTACATACGGAAGCGATCTATTGGTGATCGAATTCTCCGGCGCACAGCCAGTGCACCAGCAAAAGGTAGAAAGAAAAGTAAGATGGGTTTTCTGGAAGCTGCTGAGATTAAAGACAGCGCATCTGAACCAGTAGACTTGAAAGACAAAGAAGGAGTTGTAAGGCGTACAAGCCGGACTTTGCAAGCACGTCCTGCTTCTATGCCCGTGGACAAATACCTCCTTGTAGGACTGCCGTGCCCAGAGGGTGAAACTGCCCATGatgccaaaggaaaagaaaacacatctg CCAACAGTGATGACAATACAAATGAGAAGGAAACAAACTCAAAAGACTCTGGTTTTGCATGTTCTGAGAAAACAGCAAATACTTCAAATTTGGCATGTCAATTTAAGAAGAATGACCAGAAGAAGCCTACAGTTGACTCTTTAGTCCCACCTCTACAGGAGCAACCTGCACATTTAGTGTTTGCACGTGGTGGAGCTGAAACAAATCACCTCCCAGGCCATCAGGAAAAGAATCCGTCTGGTGAAACCGTCCTGCTGATGCAGGGCTCTAATTTTGACATTTCTACagaaaaaacaaatgacaaaaccTGTGCACACAATAAAAACGAAGGTGACACAAAAGGGTCTAAGGAGGAGAAAATAACTTTTACAAGGACTTCCCTTTCTCAAAAAGTAGAGATGGGAAATCCCAAAAATGACGCCATCAAGAAAAGCACTGCAGCAGCTCTTGCTTTGACAGGCATTTCTTCTGATGTCCCCTCTGATGTTCCTGATTTGCACTCCACTTTAACCATGCAAGACAGTGACATTTCTCGCCTTATAGACGAAGTTTCTTTAGCGAACGAGAGCGAGATGGACAGCGCTGTCTCAGCCCTGATCGGGCAGGTTGATGTcacaggtgaccaaactgatctCACGGCAGTCCCGAGCCTCCATGGTGCCGGCGGCCAGGCCTGCGGTGCGACGGCTGCACACCCACACGTGCTCCCTGCAGGTCTCAGCAGTCCCTGTAAGCACAGCTTCACCACCCCAAAACCCATCAGGTCCCCTTTATTCTCAACTCCAGACACCACCATGATCTACAGCCCTGAGACTGCAGAGTATTCTGCGTACACAATTATCCATGAGGCAGCGCTGACGCCAACTCCAGAATGCAAGACCCACAGTGAATTAGTTTGCAACAAAAAGTTaaacaatagagaaaataacTTGCCTGCCTGTCCTTGTCCTTCACCTCTCTCTTTGCTAAATGCAGATCCCAAAAGAAAACATGGAACAAGCTGGGAAGCCCCTGAATCCACCAGTTCTTTTGCTTCCAACAGCCTCATTTTTGAGGAGACACTTGTTGACCCCCCCATTGGTGACAACTCAGAAAGCAGCAGTCTCGTAGAACTAGACGGGGATTCTCGAGAGCTCTTGGTGACTGTGTGCGAGTACAAAAGGGAGGACATGAGCCAGCTGGCTTCCCCgctgaaactgaggcacaagcagGATGCTGGGCTCggtggggacaggacctgtgGGCACAGCACTAGCGCCGAGCTCAGTGCCGCTGCCCTGGGCTGCCCGGGCAACGTGAGCACTGCAGCCGGTCAGCTGCCTTTTCCCATATGTGAAAGTGTTGACTTCTTGTGTCATCATCCTTCAgataagcagaaaaacatcatgtgTACCTCCCAGAGATCCCAGCTCAACACACACTCACCCATGCTCAAAACCACTTTGGCTTTCCCATCGCCTTCTGCCATCAAACAGACCAGCCCTTGCAAATCCAAGAGTCTGGGTGACTTGACATCAGAGGATATTTCCTGCAACTTTGAAAGTAAGTATCAATACATAAGTAGGAGCTTTATCTCGTCGGGCATGAGAGACAAGAAACTTGCTGCCATGAAGAATATGAGACCGCATTCTACAGATGCTCTGACGGAACAGCTGCGGAAGCTGGTGTCCCTGGAGCAGGAGGACAGCGGGCACGCGCGCTGCCCCCGGCAGGCCGAGGAGGACTGCCCCCGGGCGCTGGTCAGAAAGCTGTCCTCCCGCAGCCAGAGCAGGGTGCGCAACATCGCCAGCCGCGCCAAGGAGAGGCAGGAGGCCGCCGGCAAGCACCGAGCTCCCAACGCGAGCAGCGTGGCGGGGGTTGTCCTGCGCAACAAGCCTTCAGCATCTCCCCACGTCGTCAACAGGCATTCCACGGGCTCCTACATCGCCAGGTACCTCAACGGCTTCCCCGGGGAGCCGGCGGAGGGCCGGGGGATGCCGGAGGGCGCGTGTGCCGCTTTGCACTACGGCTGCGGCGACCGGTTGTGTACGGACgattctgttctgcagctggAACCCAATAGTGATGATAAGCCTGAAATCTATTTCCTGCTGAGACTGTAG
- the PLCH1 gene encoding 1-phosphatidylinositol 4,5-bisphosphate phosphodiesterase eta-1 isoform X5 has protein sequence MSYWSLDKKSCLQYCRHFLVDNGVFHVERCMSVMQSGTQMVKLKSGTKGLVRLFYLDEHRTCIRWRPSRKSEKAKIVIDSIYKVTEGRQSEIFHRHAEGNFDPSCCFTIYHGSHMESLDLITSNPEEARTWITGLKYLMAGISDEDSLAKRQRTHDHWVKQTFEEADKNGDGLLNIEEIHQLMHKLNVNLPRRKVRQMFQEADTDENQGTLNFEEFSVFYKMMSLRRDLYLLLLSYSDKKDHLTVEELAQFLKVEQKMNNVTPEYCLDIIQKFEVSEENKKQNVLGIEGFTNFMRSPACDVFNPLHCEVHQDMDQPLCNYFIASSHNTYLTGDQLLSQSRAEMYARVLQDGCRCIEVDCWDGPDGEPVVHHGYTLTSKILFRDVAETINKYAFIKNEFPVILSIENHCSIQQQQKIAQYLKEIFGDKLDLSSVITGDSRQLPSPQNLKGKILVKGKKLPHTLGADAEEGEVSDEDSADEIEDDCKLKPCYSNGATEHQVESFIRTKLESLIKESQIRDKEDPDSFTVRALLKATHEGLNVNLKQNLDTKEGGKKSHSRSLMGNFGKHKKAVKATSKYHSTSDDEENQHNPSGRETGQLHRLARRRKTVKLCRALSDLVVYTNSVAAQDIVDDGSTGNVLSFSETRAHQAVQQKAEQFMLYNQKQLTRVYPSAYRIDSSNFNPLPYWNVGCQLVALNYQSEGRVMQLNDAKFRVNGNCGYVLKPQQMCKGTFNPYSADPLPASPKKQLILKIISGQQLPKPPDSMLGDRGEIIDPFVEVEIIGLPVDCCKDQTRVVDDNGFNPVWEETLTFTVHMPEIALVRFLVWDHDPIGRDFVGQRTLAFSSLVPGYRHVYLEGLTEASIFVHITINEIYGKNKQLIGLRGLFNKNSKHNSAETSGHYIRKRSIGDRILRRTASAPAKGRKKSKMGFLEAAEIKDSASEPVDLKDKEGVVRRTSRTLQARPASMPVDKYLLVGLPCPEGETAHDAKGKENTSANSDDNTNEKETNSKDSGFACSEKTANTSNLACQFKKNDQKKPTVDSLVPPLQEQPAHLVFARGGAETNHLPGHQEKNPSGETVLLMQGSNFDISTEKTNDKTCAHNKNEGDTKGSKEEKITFTRTSLSQKVEMGNPKNDAIKKSTAAALALTGISSDVPSDVPDLHSTLTMQDSDISRLIDEVSLANESEMDSAVSALIGQVDVTGDQTDLTAVPSLHGAGGQACGATAAHPHVLPAGLSSPCKHSFTTPKPIRSPLFSTPDTTMIYSPETAEYSAYTIIHEAALTPTPECKTHSELVCNKKLNNRENNLPACPCPSPLSLLNADPKRKHGTSWEAPESTSSFASNSLIFEETLVDPPIGDNSESSSLVELDGDSRELLVTVCEYKREDMSQLASPLKLRHKQDAGLGGDRTCGHSTSAELSAAALGCPGNVSTAAGQLPFPICESVDFLCHHPSDKQKNIMCTSQRSQLNTHSPMLKTTLAFPSPSAIKQTSPCKSKSLGDLTSEDISCNFESKYQYISRSFISSGMRDKKLAAMKNMRPHSTDALTEQLRKLVSLEQEDSGHARCPRQAEEDCPRALVRKLSSRSQSRVRNIASRAKERQEAAGKHRAPNASSVAGVVLRNKPSASPHVVNRHSTGSYIARYLNGFPGEPAEGRGMPEGACAALHYGCGDRLCTDDSVLQLEPNSDDKPEIYFLLRL, from the exons TTGAAAGATGCATGAGTGTTATGCAGTCTGGGACTCAGATGGTGAAGCTGAAGAGTGGAACCAAAGGGCTTGTTCGGCTCTTCTACCTGGATGAGCACAGGACCTGCATTCGATGGCGACCGTCCAGGAAGAGCGAGAAGGCAAAAA TTGTCATCGATTCCATTTACAAAGTCACCGAAGGGCGGCAGTCCGAAATCTTCCATCGCCACGCCGAGGGAAACTTCGACCCCAGCTGCTGCTTCACCATTTACCACGGCAGCCACATGGAGTCGCTGGACCTGATCACATCCAACCCAGAGGAAGCTCGCACCTGGATCACAGGACTGAAATACTTGATGGCTGGAATAAGCGATGAGGACTCGCTCGCTAAGCGACAGAGAACACATGACCA CTGGGTCAAACAGACCTTTGAGGAGGCTGACAAGAACGGGGATGGCCTGCTGAATATCGAGGAGATCCACCAGCTGATGCATAAACTGAACGTTAACCTGCCCCGCAGGAAGGTCCGGCAGATGTTTCAG GAAGCAGACACAGACGAGAACCAAGGAACCCTAAACTTTGAAGAGTTTTCGGTGTTTTACAAGATGATGTCCTTGCGTCGAGATCTCTACTTACTGCTCTTAAGCTACAGTGACAAGAAGGATCACCTCACTGTGGAAGAACTTGCTCAGTTTCTGAAGGTGGAACAGAAG ATGAACAATGTGACACCAGAATATTGTCTTGACATCATACAGAAGTTTGAAGTatcagaagaaaacaagaagCAAAATGTTCTTGGGATTGAAG GTTTCACCAACTTCATGCGCAGTCCCGCGTGTGATGTATTTAATCCGCTGCACTGCGAAGTGCATCAGGACATGGACCAGCCCCTTTGTAACTACTTCATTGCTTCGTCTCACAACACGTACCTGACAGGCGACCAGCTGCTGTCCCAGTCCAGAGCGGAGATGTACGCCCGCGTGCTGCAGGATGGCTGCCGATGTATTGAAG TGGATTGCTGGGATGGGCCAGATGGGGAGCCGGTGGTGCACCATGGCTATACTCTGACTTCTAAAATACTCTTCCGTGATGTGGCGGAAACCATCAATAAATATGCCTTCATCAAAAATGA GTTTCCGGTGATACTGTCTATTGAAAACCACTGCAGTATTCAACAGCAGCAGAAGATCGCTCAGTACTTGAAGGAGATATTTGGTGACAAACTCGACTTGTCCTCTGTAATCACTGGAGATTCCAGACAGCTTCCGAGCCCTCAAAACTTGAAAGGGAAGATCCTAGTGAAG GGTAAGAAGTTGCCACACACTCTTGGAGCAGATGCTGAGGAAGGAGAAGTTTCAGATGAGGATAGCGCTGATGAGATTGAAGATGACTGCAAATTAAAGCCCTGCtat AGTAATGGTGCAACCGAGCACCAGGTGGAATCTTTTATAAGAACAAAACTAGAATCTCTGATAAAAGAATCCCAGATCAGGGACAAGGAAGATCCTGACAGCTTCACTGTGAGAGCGCTGCTAAAGGCAACTCATGAGGGTTTGAACGTTAACCTCAAACAG AACCTGGACACAAAAGAAGGTGGAAAGAAGTCTCATAGTCGGTCATTAATGGGCAACTTTGGGAAACACAAA AAAGCAGTGAAGGCAACATCCAAATACCACAGCACGTCAGATGATGAAGAAAACCAGCACAACCCTTCTGGGAGGGAAACGGGGCAGCTCCACAG GCTGGCTCGCCGCAGGAAGACGGTGAAGCTGTGCCGAGCCCTGTCTGACCTCGTGGTGTACACCAACTCTGTGGCCGCGCAGGACATCGTGGATGACG GATCGACAGGGAACGTGCTGTCGTTCAGTGAAACGAGAGCACACCAGGCCGTGCAGCAGAAGGCCGAGCAGTTCATGCTGTACAACCAGAAACAGCTGACGAGGGTCTACCCCTCCGCCTACCGCATCGACTCCAGCAACTTCAATCCTCTGCCGTACTGGAACGTTGGCTGCCAGTTAG TGGCACTGAACTACCAATCTGAGGGACGGGTGATGCAGTTAAATGACGCAAAATTTAGGGTAAATGGCAACTGTGGTTATGTCCTCAAACCTCAGCAGATGTGCAAAG GCACATTCAACCCCTACTCTGCTGATCCGCTTCCTGCCAGTCCTAAAAAGCAGCTTATTCTGAAAATCATCAGCGGACAGCAGCTGCCCAAGCCTCCCGACTCCATGTTAGGAGACCGAGGAGAG ataataGATCCCTTTGTTGAGGTGGAAATTATCGGGTTGCCTGTTGACTGCTGTAAAGATCAAACCAGGGTGGTTGACGACAACG GGTTTAATCCTGTCTGGGAGGAAACACTCACTTTTACCGTCCACATGCCTGAAATAGCCTTGGTGCGATTTCTTGTTTGGGACCACGACCCTATTGGGCGAGACTTTGTTGGACAACGCACTCTGGCCTTTAGCAGTCTTGTGCCTG GTTATCGTCATGTGTATCTAGAAGGGCTGACAGAAGCATCCATATTTGTTCATATAACCATCAATGAGATCTATGGCAAG aataaGCAGCTGATAGGACTCAGAGGGTTGTTTAACAAGAACTCTAAGCACAATTCTGCTGAAACCAGCGGACACTACATACGGAAGCGATCTATTGGTGATCGAATTCTCCGGCGCACAGCCAGTGCACCAGCAAAAGGTAGAAAGAAAAGTAAGATGGGTTTTCTGGAAGCTGCTGAGATTAAAGACAGCGCATCTGAACCAGTAGACTTGAAAGACAAAGAAGGAGTTGTAAGGCGTACAAGCCGGACTTTGCAAGCACGTCCTGCTTCTATGCCCGTGGACAAATACCTCCTTGTAGGACTGCCGTGCCCAGAGGGTGAAACTGCCCATGatgccaaaggaaaagaaaacacatctg CCAACAGTGATGACAATACAAATGAGAAGGAAACAAACTCAAAAGACTCTGGTTTTGCATGTTCTGAGAAAACAGCAAATACTTCAAATTTGGCATGTCAATTTAAGAAGAATGACCAGAAGAAGCCTACAGTTGACTCTTTAGTCCCACCTCTACAGGAGCAACCTGCACATTTAGTGTTTGCACGTGGTGGAGCTGAAACAAATCACCTCCCAGGCCATCAGGAAAAGAATCCGTCTGGTGAAACCGTCCTGCTGATGCAGGGCTCTAATTTTGACATTTCTACagaaaaaacaaatgacaaaaccTGTGCACACAATAAAAACGAAGGTGACACAAAAGGGTCTAAGGAGGAGAAAATAACTTTTACAAGGACTTCCCTTTCTCAAAAAGTAGAGATGGGAAATCCCAAAAATGACGCCATCAAGAAAAGCACTGCAGCAGCTCTTGCTTTGACAGGCATTTCTTCTGATGTCCCCTCTGATGTTCCTGATTTGCACTCCACTTTAACCATGCAAGACAGTGACATTTCTCGCCTTATAGACGAAGTTTCTTTAGCGAACGAGAGCGAGATGGACAGCGCTGTCTCAGCCCTGATCGGGCAGGTTGATGTcacaggtgaccaaactgatctCACGGCAGTCCCGAGCCTCCATGGTGCCGGCGGCCAGGCCTGCGGTGCGACGGCTGCACACCCACACGTGCTCCCTGCAGGTCTCAGCAGTCCCTGTAAGCACAGCTTCACCACCCCAAAACCCATCAGGTCCCCTTTATTCTCAACTCCAGACACCACCATGATCTACAGCCCTGAGACTGCAGAGTATTCTGCGTACACAATTATCCATGAGGCAGCGCTGACGCCAACTCCAGAATGCAAGACCCACAGTGAATTAGTTTGCAACAAAAAGTTaaacaatagagaaaataacTTGCCTGCCTGTCCTTGTCCTTCACCTCTCTCTTTGCTAAATGCAGATCCCAAAAGAAAACATGGAACAAGCTGGGAAGCCCCTGAATCCACCAGTTCTTTTGCTTCCAACAGCCTCATTTTTGAGGAGACACTTGTTGACCCCCCCATTGGTGACAACTCAGAAAGCAGCAGTCTCGTAGAACTAGACGGGGATTCTCGAGAGCTCTTGGTGACTGTGTGCGAGTACAAAAGGGAGGACATGAGCCAGCTGGCTTCCCCgctgaaactgaggcacaagcagGATGCTGGGCTCggtggggacaggacctgtgGGCACAGCACTAGCGCCGAGCTCAGTGCCGCTGCCCTGGGCTGCCCGGGCAACGTGAGCACTGCAGCCGGTCAGCTGCCTTTTCCCATATGTGAAAGTGTTGACTTCTTGTGTCATCATCCTTCAgataagcagaaaaacatcatgtgTACCTCCCAGAGATCCCAGCTCAACACACACTCACCCATGCTCAAAACCACTTTGGCTTTCCCATCGCCTTCTGCCATCAAACAGACCAGCCCTTGCAAATCCAAGAGTCTGGGTGACTTGACATCAGAGGATATTTCCTGCAACTTTGAAAGTAAGTATCAATACATAAGTAGGAGCTTTATCTCGTCGGGCATGAGAGACAAGAAACTTGCTGCCATGAAGAATATGAGACCGCATTCTACAGATGCTCTGACGGAACAGCTGCGGAAGCTGGTGTCCCTGGAGCAGGAGGACAGCGGGCACGCGCGCTGCCCCCGGCAGGCCGAGGAGGACTGCCCCCGGGCGCTGGTCAGAAAGCTGTCCTCCCGCAGCCAGAGCAGGGTGCGCAACATCGCCAGCCGCGCCAAGGAGAGGCAGGAGGCCGCCGGCAAGCACCGAGCTCCCAACGCGAGCAGCGTGGCGGGGGTTGTCCTGCGCAACAAGCCTTCAGCATCTCCCCACGTCGTCAACAGGCATTCCACGGGCTCCTACATCGCCAGGTACCTCAACGGCTTCCCCGGGGAGCCGGCGGAGGGCCGGGGGATGCCGGAGGGCGCGTGTGCCGCTTTGCACTACGGCTGCGGCGACCGGTTGTGTACGGACgattctgttctgcagctggAACCCAATAGTGATGATAAGCCTGAAATCTATTTCCTGCTGAGACTGTAG